A genome region from Brassica oleracea var. oleracea cultivar TO1000 chromosome C2, BOL, whole genome shotgun sequence includes the following:
- the LOC106324779 gene encoding uncharacterized protein LOC106324779: MVMGSSKGRVKAWFNKKITDPLLQILRRGTEPKQLAFSAALGITLGIFPICGVPVFLCGVAIAFLGSACHAPTVMLANIIATPVELALVVPFLRLGEKVTGGPHFPLTSDALKKVFTGQASQEVFLSIGNALLGWLVATPFFFIALYVVLMPCFKILVHKFGAVSSTPKTPTSIDIELNPKPRFA; this comes from the exons ATGGTGATGGGTTCATCGAAAGGTAGAGTGAAAGCATGGTTCAATAAGAAAATCACCGATCCTCTTCTCCAGATCTTGCGTAG AGGTACTGAGCCTAAGCAGCTTGCTTTCTCCGCAGCACTCGGCATTACCTTGGGAATATTTCCAATTTGCG GTGTTCCTGTGTTTCTATGTGGAGTAGCTATTGCATTTCTTGGATCTGCTTGTCATGCTCCAACCGTCATGTTGGCTAACATCATTGCCACTCCTGTAGAACTAGC TCTGGTGGTGCCTTTCCTACGACTTGGTGAAAAAGTCACCGGTGGTCCTCATTTTCCTTTGACATCAGATGCCCTTAAGAAGGTTTTCACTGGCCAAGCCTCCCAGGAAGTCTTTTTAAGCATTGGTAATGCG TTACTAGGGTGGCTTGTAGCAACTCCATTTTTCTTTATTGCGCTATACGTTGTGTTGATGCCATGTTTCAAAATCCTGGTCCATAAGTTTGGCGCCGTTTCTTCAACCCCAAAGACACCTACAAGCATTGACATAGAGCTCAACCCAAAGCCAAGATTCGCTTGA